A window from Triticum aestivum cultivar Chinese Spring chromosome 6D, IWGSC CS RefSeq v2.1, whole genome shotgun sequence encodes these proteins:
- the LOC123143336 gene encoding histone H3.2 gives MARTKQTARKSTGGKAPRKQLATKAARKSAPATGGVKKPHRFRPGTVALREIRKYQKSTELLIRKLPFQRLVREIAQDFKTDLRFQSSAVSALQEAAEAYLVGLFEDTNLCAIHAKRVTIMPKDIQLARRIRGERA, from the coding sequence ATGGCCCGCACGAAGCAGACGGCGAGGAAGTCCACCGGCGGCAAGGCGCCGCGGAAGCAGCTGGCCACCAAGGCGGCGCGCAAGTCGGCGCCGGCCACCGGCGGCGTCAAGAAGCCGCACCGCTTCCGCCCGGGCACCGTGGCGCTCCGGGAGATCCGCAAGTACCAGAAGAGCACGGAGCTGCTCATCCGCAAGCTGCCCTTCCAGCGCCTCGTGCGGGAGATCGCGCAGGACTTCAAGACCGACCTCCGCTTCCAGAGCTCCGCCGTCTCCGCGCTGCAGGAGGCCGCCGAGGCCTACCTCGTGGGGCTCTTCGAGGACACCAACCTCTGCGCCATCCACGCCAAGCGCGTCACcatcatgcccaaggacatccaGCTCGCCCGCCGCATCCGGGGAGAGAGGGCCTAA